In a genomic window of Flavobacterium sp. KACC 22761:
- a CDS encoding secretion protein encodes MKKILKLSLVVAVLLSGLNTYAIDGDAEFGLHVLKGNGKLITFALNQTKKAYLSIYDKDGSLLYSENASGKDGILRTFSLEEFPAGTYYLEVEDSTKKVRHEITVSDDATVLSSKAVSAVYKNAAKNTSVAVR; translated from the coding sequence ATGAAAAAGATATTAAAATTAAGTTTAGTAGTTGCAGTATTATTATCAGGATTAAATACTTATGCAATTGATGGTGATGCAGAATTTGGTCTTCACGTATTAAAAGGAAATGGAAAGCTTATCACGTTTGCTTTAAACCAAACAAAAAAAGCATACTTATCTATATATGACAAAGACGGATCTTTATTGTATTCTGAAAACGCATCTGGAAAAGATGGTATCTTAAGAACTTTCAGTTTAGAAGAATTTCCAGCTGGAACTTATTATTTAGAAGTTGAAGACAGCACGAAAAAAGTAAGACACGAAATTACAGTTTCTGATGATGCTACAGTTTTATCATCAAAAGCAGTTTCAGCTGTTTACAAAAATGCTGCAAAAAATACTAGCGTAGCAGTACGCTAA
- a CDS encoding secretion protein has product MTKFAKMGLIAALFLSAIFTYANEGKGDYILNIVTGNGKVVSFTLDTVENSSFSIYDENHNLVYTGESAANKLEVSKTISLEGHPAGTYVLEVTENGKTAKHEIKVVAKKVKAVKLDETVNQSPSFRR; this is encoded by the coding sequence ATGACAAAATTTGCCAAAATGGGCTTGATTGCGGCCTTGTTCCTATCAGCAATTTTCACTTATGCAAATGAAGGAAAAGGTGATTATATTTTGAATATAGTTACTGGAAACGGAAAAGTAGTAAGCTTTACTCTTGACACCGTTGAAAATTCTTCGTTTTCAATTTATGATGAAAACCATAATTTAGTTTACACAGGAGAATCTGCTGCAAATAAATTAGAAGTTTCAAAAACAATAAGCTTAGAAGGTCATCCAGCCGGAACTTATGTTTTAGAAGTAACTGAAAATGGTAAAACTGCAAAACACGAAATTAAAGTTGTAGCCAAAAAAGTGAAGGCTGTAAAGTTAGATGAAACAGTGAACCAAAGTCCATCTTTCCGTCGCTAA
- a CDS encoding IS3 family transposase: MFACTLFGIDRQVYYRRIKRTSSRKLIASEVISLVLKIRNTMPRIGAKKLYYLLKIQLNQLKIGRDKFIDILRANHLLITPRRSYHITTNSHHRFRKHENLILDLKICRPEQVWVSDITYVGKRENPCYLSLITDAYSKKIMGFYVADNMNTKSSLTALKNAIKQRRDKGKTLIHHSDRGLQYCSDQYQKLLYKNNIRCSMTQNSDPYENAVAERINGILKQEFNIDKFNQQLAVMKILIKDAIEVYNNERPHYSNYMLTPNQMHKQNIVEMRTYKTKTPAKKVLTGV; encoded by the coding sequence ATGTTTGCCTGTACTTTGTTCGGGATAGACAGACAGGTTTATTATCGAAGAATAAAAAGAACCAGTTCCAGAAAGCTTATTGCCTCAGAAGTTATTAGTCTGGTTTTGAAAATTAGAAATACAATGCCCCGAATAGGGGCAAAAAAACTGTATTATCTTTTAAAAATCCAATTGAATCAACTCAAAATCGGCAGGGATAAATTTATAGATATACTTAGAGCTAATCATTTATTAATAACACCTAGGCGTTCTTATCATATAACAACAAACTCTCATCATAGATTTAGAAAGCATGAGAATCTAATATTGGATTTAAAAATCTGCAGACCAGAACAAGTCTGGGTATCAGACATAACTTATGTCGGAAAAAGAGAGAATCCATGTTATTTAAGTCTTATAACAGATGCTTACTCTAAAAAAATAATGGGTTTTTATGTGGCAGATAATATGAATACTAAAAGCAGTTTAACAGCTTTAAAAAATGCAATAAAACAGCGCCGAGACAAAGGAAAAACATTAATCCACCATTCAGATAGAGGACTTCAGTATTGTTCTGATCAATATCAAAAACTATTATATAAAAACAATATAAGATGCAGTATGACACAAAACTCTGATCCTTATGAAAATGCAGTGGCGGAGAGAATAAATGGAATTTTAAAACAAGAATTTAATATTGATAAATTTAATCAGCAACTTGCTGTGATGAAGATTTTAATAAAAGATGCAATTGAGGTTTATAATAATGAAAGACCCCATTATTCTAATTATATGCTAACACCCAATCAAATGCACAAACAAAACATAGTAGAAATGAGAACTTATAAAACAAAAACACCTGCAAAAAAAGTTCTTACAGGTGTTTAA
- a CDS encoding AraC family transcriptional regulator yields MKTVAPALEVISNSYGSSFTYTKHAEKTNSKAHLWHYHPEIELVYINGGAGKRQIGSHVSYYTNGDLILIGANLPHCGFTNEQTGNKKETVIHIKPEFLANDFFVAPEMKRVQNIINQSKTGIAFNGETKKQIGKKIEMMEHQLPFERLLTLLSILDELESSDEYTVLNADGFSLELQNQDNDRMNLIFNFVKDHFQESIAIDEVSNLVSMTTPSFCRYFKKISNKTFTEFVNEYRLVHASKLLAEKQISINEVCYESGFNNFSHFSKSFKQYTGKSASQYRLEHKTIIS; encoded by the coding sequence ATGAAAACAGTCGCCCCAGCTCTTGAAGTGATATCAAACTCATACGGAAGTTCTTTTACCTACACCAAACATGCCGAAAAGACCAACAGTAAAGCCCATTTGTGGCATTATCATCCAGAAATTGAGTTGGTTTATATAAATGGAGGTGCGGGAAAAAGGCAAATAGGAAGCCATGTTTCTTATTATACAAACGGAGATTTGATATTAATAGGTGCCAATTTGCCACATTGCGGTTTTACAAATGAACAAACGGGAAATAAAAAAGAAACTGTTATTCATATCAAACCGGAATTTTTGGCAAATGATTTTTTTGTCGCTCCCGAAATGAAAAGAGTGCAAAATATTATCAATCAGTCAAAAACTGGAATTGCTTTTAATGGCGAAACCAAAAAACAGATAGGCAAAAAAATCGAAATGATGGAGCATCAGCTTCCTTTTGAGCGCTTATTGACACTTTTGAGTATTTTAGATGAATTGGAATCATCAGATGAATATACGGTTTTAAATGCTGACGGATTTTCGTTAGAATTACAAAATCAAGACAATGACAGAATGAATTTGATTTTTAATTTCGTAAAAGATCATTTTCAGGAATCAATTGCTATTGACGAGGTTTCGAATTTAGTAAGTATGACGACGCCTTCATTTTGTCGTTATTTCAAGAAAATTTCGAACAAAACGTTTACCGAATTTGTAAATGAGTATCGTTTGGTGCATGCTTCTAAACTTTTGGCCGAAAAGCAAATCAGTATTAATGAAGTTTGTTATGAAAGCGGTTTTAATAACTTCAGCCATTTCAGCAAATCGTTCAAACAATATACAGGAAAAAGCGCGTCGCAATACCGTTTAGAACACAAGACTATAATTAGTTAG
- a CDS encoding type ISP restriction/modification enzyme produces MTVRYYWDKINNWNGEESEIKDFGLTDLENLISKNALNRSENYFTLEALFQKSSEETTLNIETANLISKHIGLLFLNEKETENVCSANNPELRTEFRQSFRILDLLDFIYAILHSSLYENDVENVKQKIPIPHDADLFWKIVQIGNDCRNKEIP; encoded by the coding sequence ATGACAGTTCGGTACTATTGGGATAAAATAAATAATTGGAATGGAGAAGAAAGCGAAATAAAAGATTTTGGTTTAACCGATTTAGAAAATCTCATTTCAAAAAATGCTTTGAATAGAAGCGAAAACTATTTTACTCTCGAAGCTCTTTTTCAAAAATCATCTGAAGAAACTACACTAAATATTGAAACGGCAAACTTAATTTCAAAACATATCGGTCTATTATTTCTAAATGAAAAAGAAACTGAAAATGTTTGCTCTGCAAATAATCCTGAATTACGAACAGAATTCAGACAAAGTTTTCGAATACTAGATTTGCTAGATTTCATTTATGCGATTTTGCATTCTTCACTTTATGAAAACGACGTCGAAAATGTGAAACAAAAAATTCCAATTCCGCATGATGCCGATTTGTTTTGGAAAATTGTGCAAATAGGAAATGATTGTCGGAATAAGGAAATTCCATAA
- a CDS encoding alpha/beta hydrolase → MKKIKMLLAAFLICISTLTYAAKVDTLQVASTAMGKTYKAAVVLPNSYAKSKSAFPVMYLLHGAYGHFSDWLKNTPNKKLVQNLSDQYNMIIVMPEGEVFSFYLDSPVNKESQFETFITQEVIQKVDKTYRTISNKSGRVITGLSMGGHGALYLSAKYPDLFCAAGSMSGAVDMSTMLNRDSAAQVVKLMQPVFGDKSGSTEMYEQYAVMNMLDKIKANKLPLIIDCGVDDFLIEPNRELHRRLVYNKVEHDYTERPGAHTWDYWENSLPYHALFFSKILFKTKTK, encoded by the coding sequence ATGAAAAAAATTAAAATGCTGTTAGCTGCCTTTTTGATCTGCATTTCAACCTTGACTTATGCAGCAAAAGTAGATACGTTACAAGTTGCCAGTACCGCTATGGGCAAAACCTACAAAGCAGCGGTAGTTTTACCTAATAGTTATGCCAAAAGCAAATCGGCCTTTCCGGTAATGTATCTTTTGCATGGCGCTTATGGACATTTTAGCGATTGGTTGAAAAATACGCCAAACAAAAAATTAGTTCAAAATTTATCGGATCAATACAATATGATTATCGTAATGCCTGAAGGTGAGGTTTTCAGTTTTTATTTGGATAGTCCGGTAAACAAAGAAAGTCAGTTTGAGACTTTTATAACGCAGGAAGTTATTCAGAAAGTCGATAAAACATACAGAACCATCAGTAATAAAAGCGGAAGAGTAATCACGGGACTTTCAATGGGAGGCCATGGTGCTTTGTATCTTTCTGCAAAATATCCTGATTTGTTTTGTGCAGCTGGAAGTATGAGTGGTGCCGTAGATATGAGTACAATGCTCAACAGAGATTCGGCTGCGCAAGTGGTAAAATTGATGCAACCCGTTTTTGGTGATAAAAGCGGCAGTACCGAAATGTACGAACAGTATGCAGTAATGAATATGCTTGATAAAATAAAAGCAAACAAACTGCCGTTGATTATAGATTGCGGTGTTGATGATTTTTTGATTGAACCAAACAGAGAATTGCATCGACGATTAGTTTACAACAAAGTTGAGCACGATTATACCGAACGTCCAGGAGCCCATACGTGGGATTATTGGGAAAATTCTCTTCCGTATCATGCATTATTTTTTAGTAAAATATTGTTTAAAACCAAAACGAAGTAA
- a CDS encoding DUF3244 domain-containing protein yields the protein MKKILKLSLVCAVLFATSNAFAIDGNDLLNVHVLKGNGKVITFALNQVKKANVAIYDKNGELIYSENASGKDGILRTFSLEQFPEGTYYLEVEDSTKKVRHEITVSDETSVLSSKAVSTIYKAGSAKNTSVAVR from the coding sequence ATGAAAAAGATTTTAAAATTAAGTTTAGTATGTGCAGTACTTTTCGCAACAAGCAATGCTTTTGCAATTGACGGGAATGATCTTTTGAATGTTCACGTTTTGAAAGGAAATGGAAAAGTGATCACTTTTGCTCTAAATCAGGTAAAAAAAGCTAATGTGGCTATTTACGACAAAAATGGAGAATTGATTTATTCTGAAAATGCTTCAGGTAAAGACGGAATCCTAAGAACTTTTAGCTTAGAACAGTTTCCAGAAGGAACTTACTATCTAGAAGTTGAAGACAGTACAAAAAAGGTAAGACACGAAATTACAGTTTCTGATGAAACATCTGTTTTATCATCAAAAGCAGTTTCGACAATTTATAAAGCAGGTTCTGCTAAAAATACTAGCGTAGCAGTACGCTAA
- a CDS encoding flagellar motor protein MotB: MQQKYLVLVLLIVFSFRVAAQNETVYITDKVSDKYAYVDVIKTYEKIAAKGYKSVDLFQKLGDSSYQHDKLEKAADWYDKLFAMTSDLEPVYYYRYAESLRFICQDEKANAILEKLKRKSKGTLKKKV, translated from the coding sequence ATGCAACAAAAATATCTTGTTTTAGTATTATTGATTGTTTTTTCATTTCGTGTCGCTGCCCAAAATGAAACCGTGTATATAACCGACAAAGTAAGCGACAAATATGCTTATGTCGATGTTATTAAAACCTACGAAAAAATCGCCGCAAAAGGCTATAAATCGGTAGATTTATTCCAGAAGCTGGGAGATTCCTCTTATCAACATGACAAGCTTGAAAAAGCCGCCGATTGGTATGATAAATTATTTGCCATGACTTCTGACTTAGAACCGGTATATTATTACCGCTACGCAGAATCGCTAAGATTCATTTGCCAAGATGAGAAAGCAAATGCTATTCTTGAAAAGTTGAAGCGTAAATCTAAAGGAACTTTAAAGAAAAAAGTTTAG
- a CDS encoding T9SS type A sorting domain-containing protein codes for MKNLKLSLVGAVLFAGFSAFAIGANEDFNLHVLKTNGKVITFALNQVKKANVAIYDKDGSLLYSESASGKEGILRTFNLEEFPEGTYYLEVEDNVKKVRHEITITSDASVLSRKAVSSVYKAGFNKSSSVAAR; via the coding sequence ATGAAAAATTTAAAATTAAGTTTAGTAGGTGCAGTGCTTTTCGCAGGATTTAGCGCTTTTGCAATTGGCGCGAATGAAGATTTTAATCTTCATGTATTAAAAACAAATGGTAAAGTGATCACGTTTGCTCTTAATCAAGTAAAAAAAGCAAATGTTGCAATTTATGACAAAGATGGATCACTTCTTTATTCTGAAAGTGCTTCGGGTAAAGAAGGAATTTTAAGAACTTTTAATTTAGAAGAATTTCCAGAAGGAACCTATTATTTAGAAGTTGAAGACAATGTAAAAAAAGTTAGACACGAAATCACTATTACAAGCGATGCATCGGTTTTATCAAGAAAAGCGGTTTCGTCTGTTTACAAAGCAGGATTTAACAAAAGCTCTAGCGTAGCAGCACGCTAA